The Schizosaccharomyces pombe strain 972h- genome assembly, chromosome: I genome contains a region encoding:
- the fun14 gene encoding integral mitochondrial outer membrane (MOM) protein produces the protein MNCLLLGRGFLHRFHPFRPVLCEDSASAATTITSQFKLNYRQIFIGSSLGLAAGFALGKLGRLFIVACSAVFATIAYINSKGLIRINWPQLQQQVIGPTEQYTGFHFPSSGRFNTQSTFPTIRNWICTNPNFKLSFFSAMYVGFVSS, from the exons ATGAATTGTTTACTTCTAGGAAGAGGATTCTTGCACAGGTTTCACCCATTTCGCCCAGTCTTGTGTGAAGATTCGGCAAGTGCTGCAACTACTATCACCTCTCAATTTAAGCTGAATTACCGTCAAATCTTTATTGGAAGCTCTCTTGGTTTAGCAGCCGGATTTGCTTTAGGAAAATTGGGCCGTTTATTCATCGTTGCCTGCTCCGCCGTTTTCGCTACCATTGCT TATATTAACAGTAAAGGTCTGATCCGAATTAATTGGCCCCAGCTGCAGCAACAAGTTATAGGTCCTACGGAGCAGTATACTGGATTTCATTTCCCAAGTTCAGGTAGGTTTAATACTCAATCAACATTTCCTACCATTCGTAATTGGATCTGTACAAACCCCAATTTCAAGCTGAGCTTCTTTTCAGCTATGTATGTTGGATTTGTGTCATCATAA
- the hal4 gene encoding serine/threonine protein kinase Hal4 — MGEKDKLHEISSKFASLGLGSLKSTPKARETTEPPPPSSQQPPSTPNGKEAASPSALKQNVRPSLNSVQQTPASIDAVASSSNVSLQSQQPLSKPVVSSKPNQTTAMPPPSNNPSRHVSSTSNKPAAVSPNPAAHHAELPSGSVPPSASVSRANSTATTTPHKAGVVSNPAAANVHVLSVAASPNPSTPSNGPAPVSTTATPSRNPVTRLQRIFSQNSVSRQNSRTGRGAAVANTEETNSTGGSETGGAANSSSTSNPSSAKWSRFTVYDDASHTHQLRPARRQEKLGKMLKDFLAGNSKKREEERIAKEAADAQHQLSLVQSWINGYGQEKLADKKDPAKVSASFVEKYGRCQEVIGRGAFGVVRIAHKVDPQNSGSETLYAVKEFRRKPAESQKKYTKRLTSEFCISSSLRHPNVIHTLDLIQDGKGDYCEVMELCSGGDLYTLIMAAGRLEPMEADCFFKQLMRGVDYLHDMGVAHRDLKPENLLLTVSGSLKITDFGNGECFRMAWEKEAHMTCGLCGSAPYIAPEEYTESEFDPRAVDVWACGVIYMAMRTGRHLWRVAKKSEDEYYSRYLMDRKNESGYEPIEMLERSRCRNTLYNILHPNPTYRLTAKQIMKSEWVRSITLCEAGNAGL; from the coding sequence ATGGGTGAAAAAGACAAACTCCACGAAATTTCAAGCAAATTTGCTTCCTTAGGGCTTGGGTCGCTGAAGTCAACCCCTAAAGCTCGTGAAACGACAGAACCTCCTCCGCCATCATCTCAGCAACCTCCAAGCACTCCAAATGGCAAAGAAGCTGCTTCTCCAAGtgctttaaaacaaaatgtcCGTCCTTCCCTTAACTCTGTGCAGCAAACTCCTGCATCGATAGATGCAGTGGCCTCTTCTTCCAATGTAAGCCTGCAATCTCAGCAGCCCTTATCTAAACCTGTCGTTTCATCCAAACCTAATCAAACCACTGCAATGCCACCTCCTAGCAATAACCCATCTCGCCATGTTAGCTCTACTTCAAACAAACCAGCAGCCGTCTCTCCTAATCCAGCAGCGCACCATGCAGAGTTGCCCTCTGGGTCCGTTCCTCCTTCAGCTTCTGTATCCCGAGCAAACTCAACTGCTACCACTACACCTCACAAAGCTGGTGTCGTCTCTAATCCAGCGGCAGCTAACGTTCACGTACTATCTGTAGCTGCCTCTCCTAATCCTTCTACGCCTTCCAACGGCCCAGCACCTGTTTCCACTACAGCAACACCATCTAGAAATCCAGTCACTCGTCTTCAACGTATTTTTTCACAAAACTCTGTATCTCGCCAAAACAGTCGAACTGGTCGAGGCGCAGCTGTTGCAAATACTGAGGAAACGAATAGCACAGGTGGTAGTGAAACAGGTGGTGCTGCTAATAGTTCATCTACTTCAAATCCTTCCTCTGCGAAGTGGTCTCGCTTTACTGTTTATGACGATGCAAGTCATACGCATCAATTAAGGCCTGCTCGTCGGCAAGAGAAGCTTGGTAAGATGTTAAAAGACTTCCTTGCCGGTAACAGTAAAAAGCGTGAGGAAGAGAGGATAGCTAAAGAAGCTGCTGATGCACAGCATCAACTCAGTCTTGTTCAATCATGGATCAACGGATATGGTCAAGAAAAGCTTGCTGACAAAAAAGATCCCGCTAAAGTTTCTGCAAGTTTTGTAGAGAAATATGGTCGCTGTCAGGAGGTTATTGGTCGTGGCGCTTTTGGCGTTGTTAGAATCGCACATAAAGTTGATCCTCAAAACTCCGGCTCTGAGACATTGTATGCCGTTAAGGAGTTCCGTCGAAAGCCTGCCGAGTCTCAAAAGAAGTATACAAAGCGCTTAACATCTGAGTTTtgtatttcttcttcattgCGACATCCAAACGTGATTCATACATTAGACCTGATCCAGGACGGCAAGGGTGACTATTGTGAAGTGATGGAGCTTTGTTCGGGAGGCGATTTGTATACGCTTATCATGGCCGCCGGTCGTCTAGAGCCTATGGAAGCtgattgttttttcaaacaattgATGCGTGGTGTTGATTATTTGCATGATATGGGTGTGGCTCATCGTGATTTAAAGCCGGAAAATTTGTTATTGACCGTTAGCGGAAGTCTAAAAATCACTGATTTCGGTAATGGTGAATGCTTTAGAATGGCCTGGGAGAAGGAGGCTCACATGACATGCGGCCTCTGTGGATCCGCACCCTACATTGCTCCAGAAGAATATACAGAAAGTGAATTTGATCCACGCGCAGTAGATGTCTGGGCTTGTGGTGTTATCTATATGGCCATGCGTACCGGTCGACATCTTTGGCGCGTTGCCAAAAAGAGTGAAGACGAGTATTACTCCAGATATCTGATGGATAGGAAAAACGAGAGCGGTTATGAACCTATCGAAATGCTTGAACGTTCAAGATGCAGAAACACTTTGTACAACATTCTTCATCCCAACCCAACTTACCGCCTGACAGCAAAACAGATAATGAAGAGTGAATGGGTTCGTTCCATCACTCTTTGTGAAGCTGGCAATGCTGGTCTGTAA
- the elp3 gene encoding elongator complex histone acetyltransferase subunit Elp3 — protein sequence MSTSSLAFLKAKACAEIVAELIASENQNKVINLNALKMRISKKHQLSESPRLTDIIAAIPPDAYLKESLMRKLRAKPVRTASGIAVVAVMCKPHRCPHIAMTGNVCVYCPGGPDSDFEYSTQSYTGYEPTSMRAIRARYDPYEQARGRVEQLRSLGHTVDKVEYIIMGGTFMSLPESYRHTFIANLHNALSGATTEDLDEAVKFSEQSETKCVGITIETRPDYCLDQHLDEMLRYGCTRLEIGVQSVYEDVARDTNRGHTVKAVCETFQLAKDTGYKVVTHMMPDLPNVGMERDIFQFQEYFENPAFRTDGLKLYPTLVIRGTGLYELWKTGRYKNYTPNALVDLIARILALVPPWTRIYRIQRDIPMPLVSSGVETGNLRELALNRMRDLGTKCRDIRAREVGMQEVHHKIHPEQVELLRRDYTANGGWETFLSYEDPKQDILIGLLRLRQCSDKTYRPEFTSQPTSLVRELHVYGSAVPVHSRDPKKFQHQGFGTLLLEEAERIAKYEHGSKKISVISGVGVRKYYQKLGYTLDGPYMSKWL from the exons ATGTCGACTTCCAGTTTGGCCTTTTTAAAGGCCAAAGCTTGTGCAGAAATTGTTGCTGAGCTGATTGCCTCtgaaaatcaaaacaaGGTCATCAATTTGAATGCTTTGAAAATGagaatatcaaaaaaacaTCAATTATCGGAGTCCCCCCGCCTGACCGACATTATTGCTGCAATTCCACCAGATGCCTACCTTAAAGAATCGTTGATGAGGAAACTAAGAGCGAAACCAGTACGTACCGCCTCTGGTATAGCAGTTGTTGCAGTGATGTGCAAACCTCATAGATGTCCACACATTGCCATGACAGGAAACGTTTGTGTTTACTGTCCGGGTGGACCTGATTCAGATTTTGAATACTCGACACAGTCGTACACTGGTTATGAACCAACTAGTATGCGTGCGATTCGCGCTCGTTATGATCCTTATGAACAGGCTAGAGGACGTGTTGAGCAACTGCGGTCGTTAGGCCACACAGTCGATAAAGTAGAATACATTATCATGGGCGGTACCTTCATGTCATTACCTGAATCCTACCGTCACACATTTATTGCTAATTTACACAATGCTCTTTCAGGAGCTACGACTGAAGATTTAGATGAAGCAGTCAAATTTTCTGAGCAATCTGAGACAAAATGTGTTGGCATTACTATTGAGACGCGTCCTGATTATTGCCTAGACCAACATTTGGATGAAATGCTTCGTTACGGATGTACTCGTTTGGAAATTGGTGTCCAAAGTGTTTACGAGGATGTCGCCAGAGACACCAATAGAGGACATACTGTTAAAGCTGTGTGCGAAACATTCCAGTTGGCTAAGGATACTGGATACAAGGTGGTTACGCATATGATGCCTGATTTGCCTAATGTTGGTATGGAAAGAGATATATTCCAATTTCAAGAGTACTTTGAAAACCCTGCATTCCGTACTGATGGTTTAAAGCTCTATCCTACATTAGTTATTCGTGGTACTGGTTTATATGAATTATGGAAAACGGGAAGATATAAAAACTATACCCCCAATGCCTTGGTGGATCTTATTGCTAGAATTCTCGCTTTGGTACCTCCATGGACCCGTATTTACCGTATTCAAAGAGATATCCCAATGCCGCTTGTAAGTTCAGGCGTAGAAACAGGAAATCTCAGAGAACTTGCTTTAAATAGAATGCGAGATTTAGGCACAAAGTGTCGAGACATTCGTGCTCGTGAAGTAGGTATGCAAGAAGTGCATCATAAAATTCATCCTGAGCAAGTTGAATTACTTCGCCGAGACTATACTGCTAATGGCGGATGGGAAACGTTTTTATCATATGAAGATCCCAAACAAGATATCTTGATTGGTTTGTTACGACTTCGCCAATGTTCCGATAAGACATATCGACCAGAATTTACTTCTCAGCCTACCTCACTTGTTCGCGAACTTCACGTGTATGGCAGTGCCGTTCCTGTTCACAGTAGAGATCCGAAGAAGTTCCAACATCAAGGTTTTGGAACATTACTTTTAGAAGAAGCCGAGCGGATAGCTAAGTATGAGCATGGTAGTAAAAAGATCAGTGT AATTTCGGGTGTTGGCGTTCgaaaatattatcaaaaattggGATACACATTGGATGGTCCTTACATGTCTAAATGGCTTTAG
- the srs1 gene encoding serine--tRNA (Ser) ligase Srs1, with translation MLDINLFQVEKGGNPEIIRESQRKRGADVGVVDKVIEMYKEWVSLRFELDNTNKSINRVQKEIGLKMKAKEDASELLEEKNSLTERKKNLIEQETAKNKEMLNVVSSIGNIVHDSVPVSMDEDNNEIIRKWAPEGVTVEKKNCLSHHEVLTRLDGYDPERGVKVSGHRGYFLRQYGVFFNLALIQYGLDFLEKRGYIALQAPTMLNKDVMAKTAQLEQFDEELYKVIDGDEERYLIATSEQPISAYHSGEWFEKPSEQLPLKYAGYSTCYRREAGSHGRDAWGIFRVHAFEKIEQFVLTDPEKSWEAFTEMINHAEDFYKSLELPYRIVAIVSGALNNAAAKKYDLEAWFPFQGEYKELVSCSNCTDYQSRNLEIRCGVKKMGDREKKYVHCLNSTLCATERALCCILENYQTPDGVNVPKVLQPYMGGKTFLPFTKELPKNSTSKKGKN, from the coding sequence ATGTTAGACATAAACTTGTTTCAGGTTGAAAAGGGTGGAAACCCCGAAATTATCCGCGAATCACAGCGCAAACGTGGAGCCGATGTCGGCGTTGTTGATAAAGTTATCGAAATGTACAAAGAATGGGTTTCTCTTCGATTCGAACTCGACAACACTAACAAGTCGATCAATCGagttcaaaaagaaattggcTTAAAAATGAAGGCTAAGGAAGATGCTTCTGAATTGTtggaggaaaaaaattctctCACCGAACGTAAGAAGAACCTTATCGAGCAAGAAACAGCCAAGAATAAAGAGATGCTCAACGTAGTCTCTTCCATCGGCAACATTGTACATGATTCTGTACCAGTTAGCATGGACGAAGACAACAATGAGATTATTCGTAAGTGGGCTCCCGAAGGTGTTACTGtggagaagaagaattgtTTGTCCCATCATGAAGTTTTAACTAGATTGGACGGGTATGATCCTGAACGTGGTGTTAAGGTGTCTGGTCATAGAGGATACTTTTTGCGTCAGTATGGTGTCTTTTTCAATCTCGCCCTAATTCAATATGGTCTTGACTTTTTAGAGAAACGTGGATATATTGCGTTGCAAGCGCCTACCATGTTGAACAAAGATGTCATGGCTAAGACTGCTCAGTTAGAGCAATTCGATGAAGAGCTTTACAAAGTAATTGATGGTGATGAGGAACGCTATTTGATCGCTACCTCCGAACAACCTATTTCTGCCTACCATAGCGGTGAATGGTTTGAAAAGCCTTCTGAACAGCTCCCTCTTAAGTACGCTGGATACAGTACTTGTTATCGTCGTGAAGCAGGGTCCCATGGACGTGATGCTTGGGGTATTTTCCGCGTTCATGCCTTCGAGAAGATTGAACAATTTGTTCTTACCGATCCTGAAAAGTCATGGGAAGCTTTCACCGAGATGATCAACCATGCTGAGGACTTTTATAAGTCTTTAGAATTGCCTTATCGTATCGTTGCCATTGTTTCTGGTGCTTTGAACAATGCTGCTGCCAAGAAGTATGATTTGGAAGCTTGGTTCCCTTTCCAAGGAGAATACAAAGAGCTTGTTTCTTGCTCAAACTGTACCGATTATCAATCTCGTAACTTGGAGATTCGTTGTGGTGTAAAGAAGATGGGCGATCGTGAAAAGAAGTATGTTCACTGCCTTAACTCTACTCTCTGTGCTACTGAGCGGGCACTTTGCTGTATACTTGAAAACTACCAAACTCCTGATGGTGTAAATGTACCTAAGGTGTTGCAACCTTATATGGGAGGTAAAACTTTCCTTCCATTCACCAAGGAATTACCCAAAAATTCTACCTCCAAGAAGGGAAAGAATTAA
- the cta5 gene encoding Ca(2+)/Mn(2+)-transporting P-type ATPase P5 type Cta5, with amino-acid sequence MDSIELKQLVPENDSEPGTPRQLLFQHYDISNEETIGIKPFKSIPAKVYILRVTEILTLGLLHLILTWLPEFRLKWIEAPCSNEDVEFVAISDPSGTSSIEKVSSICLKNDIQTSSFVLPSGKTRYFEYKKLRFYLEPLNLQWVLMPLETSAYSLVTSTPAYIQNGLDTFTIAKLRQVYGSNSLVSTKKSIVTILLNEVLHPFYLFQAVSVLIWLCDSFVFYSCCIVFISSYSIFLSVKESKESENRIHSIIGAPQPVTVIRNQVKQTVLADDLVIGDLLYFSNLDLKTCPVDGILFSSSCLLDESMVTGESVPARKFPLEDNSLDSWMIASCNIFSPHLIHAGTKFLKIDSTPSTPCLISVVRTGFRSNKGQLIRNLLYPNLRPSQLYLDSMSFLKTMAILSFVSIVFIAIYLNLYNASFGHVVLRSLDVLTILVPPALPATLSVGIANSIARLSRALIYTTSPESIHNAGCLSTFVFDKTGTLTENSVQLSCVYVKSGSNGLLKQVDADSLSLDSTKLNAHAYRVATCSQSLELVGNELVGDPLEVTLFTQFNGTFCATIRASNTPHPPLFSVSNSFDGPSQIFSIYKALEFDPVLRRMSVICSTSTERSLMLFTKGAPESILAISSQQSIPSNVQEVIHTLSSKGFRIIAFASKNLITPLQELIHLSRSTLESNVTFQGLFVLESPLRESSKDVISSLLRSKMEVSICSGDSLFTSVFVAKHCGALDSCNFIYTAELADSGDDCPQIHFEKIDLQTQNFQPIPDGFSLKDVILEKDSSLCMDGKLLQRLLTMLSFNEIKILLSKLRVLARMSPFDKATYVELCQKYGCKVGFCGDGANDCIALKQADVGVSLSDSEACAAASFVSKKKSIKDVFNVLLEGRCSLILSHRCFQYMVLCAIVQFSGVFFLYLKNYNFNDNQFLFMDLLIIFPLSAAMSYFDPAQNLTSNRPNSTLFGKGRVKDLGIQSVLIWLSHGLLTLILHELNWVELPEWQLEKSNTKNVLVTSIFLLSSLQYLGICIGINQSSEFLSPIWKKKTYVCLCTTIGLCNIYLCFANENHIISRCLQITRLPTLYRFIILFMGVISCCLTSILNM; translated from the exons ATGGATTCAATCGAATTAAAACAGTTGGTACCTGAAAACGATTCCGAGCCTGGTACTCCTCGACAACTACTATTTCAACATTATGATATCTCTAATGAAGAAACTATCGGTATTAAGCCATTTAAATCTATTCCTGCAAaagtttatattttaaggGTTACTGAAATCCTCACTCTGGGATTGCTCCATCTTATATTAACGTGGCTACCTGAATTTCGTTTAAAATGGATTGAGGCGCCATGTTCTAATGAGGATGTCGAATTTGTTGCCATAAGCGACCCGTCTGGCACCTCATCTATAGAGAAAGTTTCCTCTAtctgtttaaaaaatgatattcaGACATCATCATTCGTATTGCCTTCTGGTAAGACGCgttattttgaatataaaaaactgAGATTTTACCTCGAACCTCTTAATTTACAATGGGTTCTAATGCCGTTGGAAACCTCCGCTTATTCATTAGTTACTTCCACTCCTGCATATATTCAAAATGGATTGGACACGTTTACCATAGCTAAGCTCCGTCAAGTGTATGGCTCTAATTCCCTTGTATCGACGAAAAAAAGTATCGTAACAATCCTTTTAAATGAg GTCCTACatcctttttatttgtttcaaGCTGTTTCTGTTCTTATATGGCTCTGCGatagttttgttttttattcttgCTGTATcgtatttatttcttcttacagtatttttttgtcaGTAAAGGAATCAAAAGAATCCGAAAATCGAATTCATTCAATAATTGGGGCTCCACAGCCTGTTACGGTAATAAGAAACCAAGTAAAACAAACCGTACTTGCAGATGATTTGGTAATTGGAGacttattatatttttcaaaccTTGATCTGAAAACCTGTCCTGTTGATggtatattattttcaagctCATGTTTATTAGATGAAAGCATGGTAACTGGAGAATCGGTTCCTGCCAGAAAGTTTCCCTTAGAAGATAATTCATTGGATTCGTGGATGATCGCTTCCTGCAACATTTTTTCTCCTCATCTTATTCATGCTGGTACAAAATTTCTGAAAATTGACAGTACTCCATCAACCCCTTGTTTGATATCTGTAGTCCGAACAGGGTTTAGATCTAACAAGGGACAGTTAATTAGAAATCTTCTTTATCCCAATTTGAGACCTTCCCAACTTTATCTAGATTCTATGTCTTTCCTGAAAACAATGGCTATTTTGTCCTTTGTTTCCATAGTTTTCATTGCTATTTACTTGAATTTATATAACGCATCTTTTGGACATGTTGTTTTACGCTCCCTCGATGTTTTAACTATTTTAGTCCCCCCGGCTTTGCCTGCGACATTATCTGTAGGGATAGCTAACTCAATTGCCAGGCTTAGTCGTGCATTAATTTACACCACTTCCCCTGAAAG CATTCATAATGCTGGATGCTTATCTACGTTTGTATTCGATAAAACTGGTACTCTAACAGAAAACTCTGTGCAGCTTTCTTGTGTCTATGTTAAAAGTGGATCAAATGGATTACTTAAACAAGTTGATGCTGACAGTTTATCTCTCGATAGTACAAAGTTAAACGCACATGCCTACAGAGTAGCTACATGTTCTCAATCATTGGAACTTGTTGGTAATGAACTTGTTGGTGATCCTTTGGAAGTCACACTCTTTACTCAGTTCAATGGAACTTTTTGTGCCACTATCAGAGCTTCAAATACTCCACATCCTCCGTTATTTTCCGTATCCAATTCTTTCGATGGACCCagtcaaattttttctatctATAAGGCATTGGAATTTGATCCGGTTTTACGTCGGATGTCAGTAATTTGCTCTACTAGTACTGAGAGGTCTTTAATGTTATTCACAAAAGGAGCTCCAGAATCGATATTAGCTATTTCTTCTCAACAGTCCATTCCAAGCAATGTACAGGAAGTTATTCATACGCTTTCATCTAAAGGGTTTCGAATCATTGCATTTGCATCCAAGAACCTTATTACTCCACTTCAAGAATTGATACATCTTTCTCGTTCTACTCTAGAATCCAATGTTACCTTTCAAGGATTGTTTGTATTAGAGAGCCCTTTAAGAGAATCATCTAAAGATGTTATTTCCTCTCTTTTAAGAAGCAAAATGGAAGTTTCGATTTGTTCTGGCGATTCATTGTTCACTAGTGTTTTCGTTGCTAAGCATTGCGGTGCATTAGACTCATGCAATTTTATATACACAGCTGAACTAGCAGATTCTGGGGATGATTGTCCACAAAtccattttgaaaaaatagatttaCAAACTCAGAACTTTCAGCCCATTCCCGACGGCTTCTCTTTAAAAGATGTAATCCTCGAGAAGGATTCAAGCCTTTGTATGGATGGAAAACTACTTCAAAGATTATTGACCatgctttcttttaatgaaattaaaatcttATTAAGTAAACTAAGGGTTCTCGCTAGAATGTCCCCTTTTGACAAGGCTACATATGTGGAGCTTTGTCAAAAATATGGCTGCAAAGTTGGCTTTTGCGGTGACGGGGCAAATGACTGTATTGCTTTGAAGCAAGCCGATGTTGGAGTTTCTCTCTCTGATTCCGAGGCATGTGCTGCAGCTTCCTttgttagcaaaaaaaaatcaattaagGATGTTTTTAATGTCTTATTGGAGGGCAGATGCTCCTTAATACTTAGCCATCGTTGTTTTCAATATATGGTGTTGTGTGCTATAGTCCAGTTTTCTGGTGTCTTCTTTctctatttaaaaaattataactTTAACGATAAccaatttttgtttatggATCTGTTAATCATATTTCCACTGTCAGCAGCTATGAGTTACTTCGACCCTGCTCAAAATTTGACAAGCAATCGCCCTAATTCAACATTGTTTGGCAAAGGAAGAGTAAAGGATTTAGGAATTCAATCAGTATTAATATGGCTATCCCATGGCTTGCTGACTTTAATACTACACGAGTTGAACTGGGTTGAATTACCTGAATGGCaacttgaaaaatcaaatacgAAAAACGTGCTAGTGACTAgcatatttcttttaagtTCTTTACAATATTTAGGAATTTGTATTGGAATAAACCAAAGTTCCGAGTTTTTGTCACctatttggaaaaaaa AAACTTATGTATGTTTGTGTACTACCATTGGCCTTTGCAATATCTATCTATGTTTTGCAAATGAAAATCACATTATCTCTAGGTGTTTGCAAATCACACGTCTACCGACACTGTATCGTTTCATAATACTTTTTATGGGAGTTATCTCGTGCTGCCTTACGAGTATTCTGAAcatgtaa
- the prw1 gene encoding histone chaperone, Clr6 and Rpd3L complex subunit Prw1: MAVSAVPHPSKQAQASEEGINQEKCINEEYKIWKKNSPFLYDLIITRALEWPCMSLQWYPEQQIFAEHGYTEQKMFLGVRADVGKYLLAVASIQLPYLNQTVPPTTMEGASAGDESSLRVNISNLYSHPESVCSAKLMPQDDSCVATVGNYHNDVLVFDKESFESYSSASESPLKPKYRLTKHTQPCTSVCWNFLSKGTLVSGSQDATLSCWDLNAYNESDSASVLKVHISSHEKQVSDVRFHYKHQDLLASVSYDQYLHVHDIRRPDASTKPARSVHAHSGPIHSVAFNPHNDFILATCSTDKTIALWDLRNLNQRLHTLEGHEDIVTKISFSPHEEPILASTSADRRTLVWDLSRIGEDQPAEEAQDGPPELLFMHGGHTSCTIDMDWCPNYNWTMATAAEDNILQIWTPSRSIWGNEQLEEDATAYLS; the protein is encoded by the exons ATGGCTGTATCAGCTGTTCCCCATCCTTCCAAGCAAGCGCAGGCTTCGGAGGAGGGAATAAATCAAGAAAAATGCATCAATGAAG AGTataaaatttggaaaaagaacTCACCGTTCCTTTACGATTTAATAATTACTAGAGCTTTGGAATGGCCTTGTATGTCACTACAATGGTATCCAGAGCAGCAAAT TTTTGCAGAACATGGATATACTGAGCAGAAAATGTTTCTGGGAGTTCGTGCTGATGTTGGCAAATACTTACTAGCTGTTGCGTCTATTCAATTACCCTATTTAAATCAGACTGTTCCTCCTACTACAATGGAGGGAGCATCTGCGGGTGACGAGTCTTCTCTACGTGTTAATATCTCAAATCTTTATTCTCATCCTGAGTCTGTTTGTAGTGCGAAGCTTATGCCACAAGACGATTCTTGTGTAGCTACGGTGGGTAACTATCATAATGATGTGTTGGTTTTTGACAAGGAATCCTTCGAATCTTATAGCTCGGCTAGTGAGTCTCCTCTTAAGCCCAAATATAGATTGACCAAACATACCCAGCCCTGTACTAGTGTTTGTTggaattttctttctaaGGGTACTTTGGTTTCTGGATCGCAAGACGCTACTCTTTCTTGTTGGGATTTGAATGCTTACAACGAGTCAGATTCAGCGTCAGTTTTGAAAGTGCATATAAGCAGCCATGAAAAACAGGTCAGTGATGTACGCTTTCATTATAAGCACCAGGATCTTCTTGCTTCAGTTTCCTATGATCAGTACCTTCATGTTCATGATATTCGTCGCCCTGATGCTTCCACAAAGCCAGCTCGAAGTGTGCATGCCCATAGCGGTCCTATTCATTCTGTTGCTTTCAACCCTCATAACGACTTTATTTTGGCTACTTGTTCGACTGACAAAACCATTGCACTTTGGGATTTACGGAACCTTAATCAACGCTTACATACATTAGAAGGACATGAAGACATTGTAACAAAAATTAGCTTTTCTCCTCATGAAGAGCCTATTCTTGCTTCTACCTCAGCCGATAGAAGGACCTTAGTTTGGGATCTTTCAAGAATCGGGGAAGATCAGCCTGCTGAGGAAGCTCAAGACGGTCCTCCGGAGCTTCTTTTTATGCACGGAGGCCATACTTCTTGTACAATTGACATGGATTGGTGTCCTAATTATAATTGGACAATGGCAACCGCTGCTGAAGATAatattcttcaaatttggACACCTTCTCGCTCAATTTGGGGTAATGAACAATTAGAGGAAGATGCTACGGCATATTTAAGTTAA